In Aliiglaciecola sp. LCG003, a genomic segment contains:
- the purE gene encoding 5-(carboxyamino)imidazole ribonucleotide mutase, protein MPKVAIVMGSKSDWPTMQQAAIMLKNLGVDYDAKVVSAHRTPDLLTDFAKEAADQGYHVIIGGAGGAAHLPGMIAAHTHLPVFGVPVRSSQLNGMDSLLSIVQMPKGVAVGTLAIGEAGAANAGLLAAQVIALHDSKVADAIKTFRQTQTDTVLALDELELPE, encoded by the coding sequence ATGCCAAAAGTGGCGATAGTGATGGGGTCGAAATCAGATTGGCCCACCATGCAGCAAGCTGCAATTATGCTCAAAAACCTTGGTGTTGATTATGATGCCAAAGTGGTGTCTGCACATAGAACACCAGATTTGCTTACAGACTTCGCCAAAGAGGCGGCCGACCAAGGCTACCATGTGATCATTGGTGGGGCAGGCGGAGCAGCACATTTACCTGGCATGATTGCCGCTCATACCCATCTTCCTGTGTTCGGCGTACCTGTACGTTCAAGTCAGCTCAATGGCATGGACTCTTTGTTGTCTATAGTACAGATGCCTAAAGGTGTGGCTGTGGGAACCTTAGCAATTGGTGAAGCGGGAGCGGCCAATGCTGGCTTATTGGCAGCTCAGGTTATTGCCTTGCACGATAGTAAAGTGGCTGATGCAATCAAAACCTTCCGTCAGACTCAAACTGACACTGTGTTAGCCCTTGATGAGTTGGAGTTGCCTGAATGA
- a CDS encoding ATP-binding protein yields the protein MKKRLLSTFLLTCLGLLVNMTPAPFQSDAVFAFGFAFSALVGFLYGGRYATVSALVLLLASLQSGFDLVILLLAIQVSLVAFISHGKDATRPVTMTLVYWLIFASAAIYIEKQLSGNLFTSQDIGALLTNIINAMVVTLSGHFAFIITSIIKPNRILKPMNLGYLSRYFFTGLFFFSTTVLAYTFISFYQNSKYQELQNYLSQRTTVVTNQLDAFIDSNKSALTLSALAIQDDVELANKRLYDLSSNYPYFLTFSVADSTGQITQSYPTSLYRKAKQASMLDISQRDYFTQTKKYGDTYVSSAFQGIGFGSEPIVAIAAPFYYPNGDFRGILEGSLDLSTFSVYDENEIDSNVKMLITDAEHNVVYASHGIGFKALDVINNTDCAELKCILGEAKSTAGNAMISSSKASKLHGWYIYKFYPRSTFLQQMSEYIILALVIIVLLSGLANIASYFVAASISRPLRILLDNFSHFDPSDPDTADIQKIDTTYLIEVKELDKGFLALTSRLLQLFEQLNSSQLKQGQLNVELKKLNSSLERRVEEKTQSLQQAVLLAEAANEAKSQFLANVSHEIRTPMNGIIGSCQNIQLKDLSDKNRRKLDAIYQSALNLMDLLNSVLDWSKIEAGKMVLDENIFNPNSLLENSLELNKPLAVIKKLELVNEISTELPNWLMGDSAKINQIVNNLMNNALKFTQTGRITLAADYTDGRLQIVVSDTGIGIPKHKHQLVLEQFTQADDSTTRLFGGTGLGLPICQELASLMGGELRLESEEGVGTQIFISLPLAVAIQDPIGEIGEKLSLPRGSKILLAEDNDINAEVVLDMLSSEDIRVIRVRNGKMAYEAASHHQFDLVLMDCQMPVMDGYMATMEIRKLANGWAKTPIIALTANAYKEDRQRCLAAGMNDHVAKPIDKKQLFYVMHKWLTE from the coding sequence GTGAAAAAGCGGTTGTTGAGTACGTTTTTACTGACCTGTTTAGGCTTGTTAGTCAATATGACACCTGCCCCATTTCAAAGTGATGCGGTGTTTGCCTTTGGCTTTGCATTCTCTGCGCTGGTTGGTTTTCTCTACGGTGGCAGATATGCGACGGTGAGTGCGCTTGTTTTATTGCTAGCGTCACTCCAATCCGGCTTTGATCTCGTTATTTTGCTACTGGCCATTCAAGTTTCATTGGTCGCGTTTATCAGTCACGGAAAAGACGCCACTCGACCTGTCACTATGACCTTGGTCTACTGGTTGATTTTCGCCAGTGCGGCAATCTATATAGAAAAACAATTATCCGGAAATCTGTTTACTAGCCAAGACATAGGCGCTCTACTGACTAATATTATCAATGCCATGGTCGTGACCTTGTCAGGTCATTTCGCGTTTATAATCACCTCCATTATCAAGCCTAATCGTATTCTTAAACCGATGAACCTTGGGTACTTATCAAGGTATTTTTTCACCGGTTTGTTTTTCTTCTCGACAACCGTCTTGGCCTATACCTTTATTAGTTTTTACCAAAACTCCAAGTATCAAGAGCTACAAAATTATCTGTCCCAACGCACGACTGTGGTAACCAATCAGTTGGATGCGTTTATTGACTCCAACAAAAGTGCTTTGACCTTATCAGCGTTAGCGATACAAGACGATGTGGAGTTGGCCAATAAACGCCTATATGATTTGTCGAGTAATTATCCTTACTTTTTGACTTTTTCGGTTGCTGATTCTACAGGCCAGATTACCCAATCTTATCCAACTTCCCTTTATCGCAAAGCCAAGCAAGCTTCGATGTTAGACATCAGTCAACGGGACTACTTTACTCAGACTAAAAAATATGGCGATACTTATGTTTCCTCTGCCTTTCAGGGCATCGGTTTTGGTAGTGAGCCGATAGTAGCGATCGCGGCACCTTTCTATTACCCCAATGGTGATTTCAGGGGCATTCTGGAAGGCTCGTTAGATTTATCTACATTTTCAGTGTATGACGAAAACGAGATTGACTCGAATGTAAAAATGCTTATCACTGATGCTGAGCATAATGTGGTATATGCCAGTCACGGCATCGGATTTAAAGCCCTTGATGTTATTAACAATACAGATTGCGCCGAGCTAAAATGTATTTTGGGTGAAGCGAAAAGTACCGCTGGGAATGCGATGATTTCATCCAGCAAAGCCAGCAAACTGCATGGCTGGTATATTTATAAGTTCTATCCGCGCTCTACATTCCTACAACAAATGTCGGAATATATTATTTTAGCCTTGGTGATTATCGTTCTGCTCAGTGGTTTGGCGAACATCGCCAGTTATTTCGTCGCTGCATCAATCTCCAGGCCCTTGCGGATTTTACTAGATAACTTTTCCCATTTTGATCCAAGTGACCCAGACACAGCCGACATTCAGAAGATAGATACAACTTACCTAATTGAAGTGAAAGAATTGGACAAAGGCTTTTTAGCCTTGACCTCAAGATTGCTGCAATTGTTTGAACAACTTAATTCGTCTCAACTTAAACAGGGACAGTTAAATGTGGAGTTGAAAAAACTCAATTCCTCTCTTGAGCGAAGAGTTGAAGAGAAAACTCAATCTTTGCAACAGGCCGTATTGCTGGCAGAGGCAGCTAATGAGGCCAAATCACAATTCTTAGCTAACGTGTCCCATGAAATACGTACGCCAATGAATGGCATCATAGGTTCATGTCAGAATATACAACTAAAAGACTTAAGTGATAAAAATCGCCGCAAACTAGATGCCATTTATCAGTCAGCCCTCAATCTAATGGACTTGCTCAACAGCGTACTAGATTGGTCCAAAATTGAAGCGGGCAAAATGGTGTTAGATGAAAACATCTTCAATCCAAATAGTCTGCTAGAAAACAGCCTTGAATTGAATAAACCCTTGGCGGTGATTAAAAAATTAGAATTAGTGAATGAGATATCAACAGAATTGCCCAATTGGCTGATGGGGGATTCCGCCAAGATAAACCAAATCGTCAACAACCTAATGAACAATGCCCTTAAATTTACCCAAACGGGACGGATCACTCTGGCTGCAGATTACACGGATGGAAGATTGCAGATAGTGGTTTCTGATACGGGAATCGGCATCCCTAAGCACAAGCATCAATTGGTGTTGGAGCAATTTACTCAGGCAGATGATTCGACGACCAGGTTATTTGGTGGTACCGGTTTAGGCTTACCTATTTGTCAAGAGTTGGCCTCTTTAATGGGAGGCGAATTACGGTTAGAAAGTGAAGAGGGAGTAGGCACTCAAATATTTATATCTTTACCTTTAGCTGTCGCGATTCAAGATCCAATCGGAGAGATTGGCGAAAAACTCTCATTACCCAGAGGTAGCAAAATTCTACTGGCGGAAGACAACGATATAAATGCTGAAGTTGTGCTAGATATGCTCTCATCCGAAGATATCCGCGTGATCCGAGTGAGAAACGGCAAAATGGCCTATGAAGCCGCCTCTCATCATCAGTTTGATTTGGTTCTGATGGACTGTCAAATGCCCGTAATGGACGGTTATATGGCCACAATGGAAATTAGAAAATTAGCGAATGGCTGGGCAAAAACGCCGATAATCGCGTTAACCGCCAATGCCTATAAAGAAGATCGGCAGCGCTGTTTAGCCGCGGGTATGAATGACCATGTGGCAAAACCCATCGACAAAAAGCAGTTGTTTTATGTAATGCACAAATGGTTAACCGAATAA
- a CDS encoding 5-(carboxyamino)imidazole ribonucleotide synthase, with protein sequence MNVLIYGSGQLAQMMYLAAVPLGIQVKAVDVANHSVVDPISKQVLNITLSEAIEQADTLSVEFEHVPEDLLAQAQASGKLMPGMEAILTGADRVREKQVLQSLNIANSAHAIITDIAQLDDSVAKLGEHLIIKASRDGYDGYGQWRLSGKAQLADLKQQLAELDLQAVPLIAEQLVPFDRELSLIGVRSQQGDIRYYPLADNLHHQGQLHVSVAPAPHITDELQAQAKSAFKKLAEHFDYVGVLAVEFFQVGNTLLVNEIAPRVHNSGHWSMQGADTSQFENHIRAISDLPLGNTQANTISAMINIIGCDDYSLDLLGLDHCHLHLYGKSVRAKRKMGHINLTADSYADLAEVMTTLAKFLPMEHFPKLLSEADKLAQINS encoded by the coding sequence ATGAACGTACTGATCTATGGGTCAGGCCAATTGGCACAGATGATGTATTTGGCTGCTGTTCCGCTAGGTATCCAAGTCAAAGCGGTAGATGTGGCCAATCACAGTGTAGTGGATCCCATTAGCAAGCAAGTGCTAAACATTACGTTGAGTGAAGCGATTGAGCAGGCGGATACCCTATCGGTTGAATTTGAACACGTACCAGAAGATTTGTTAGCGCAAGCCCAGGCCAGTGGCAAGTTAATGCCCGGCATGGAAGCGATATTAACTGGCGCAGACAGAGTGCGCGAGAAACAAGTTTTACAATCGCTTAATATCGCTAACAGTGCCCACGCTATTATCACGGATATTGCGCAATTAGATGACTCAGTGGCAAAGCTCGGTGAGCATTTGATCATTAAAGCCAGCCGTGACGGCTATGATGGCTATGGTCAATGGCGTCTATCCGGCAAAGCCCAGTTAGCTGACCTAAAGCAGCAACTAGCCGAGCTAGATTTACAAGCTGTACCGCTAATAGCCGAGCAGTTAGTACCCTTTGACCGTGAGTTGTCATTGATAGGCGTGCGCAGCCAGCAGGGCGATATACGCTATTATCCGCTGGCCGATAATTTGCATCATCAGGGCCAATTGCATGTGTCGGTTGCACCGGCCCCGCACATAACTGATGAGTTGCAAGCACAGGCTAAAAGCGCTTTTAAAAAGTTAGCCGAGCACTTTGATTACGTCGGTGTATTGGCTGTCGAGTTTTTCCAAGTAGGTAACACTTTACTGGTTAACGAAATCGCGCCACGGGTTCACAACTCAGGGCACTGGAGTATGCAAGGTGCAGACACCAGTCAATTTGAAAACCATATTCGCGCCATAAGCGATTTACCCCTTGGCAACACCCAAGCGAATACCATCAGCGCCATGATCAATATTATCGGCTGTGATGACTACTCACTTGATTTGTTAGGGCTTGATCACTGTCACTTGCACCTTTACGGCAAAAGCGTGCGCGCTAAGCGCAAAATGGGCCATATTAACTTAACCGCAGACAGCTACGCTGATTTGGCCGAAGTGATGACCACCTTAGCCAAATTCCTGCCCATGGAGCATTTCCCGAAATTGCTCAGCGAAGCGGATAAATTGGCGCAGATAAACTCATAA